In the Mus pahari chromosome 19, PAHARI_EIJ_v1.1, whole genome shotgun sequence genome, one interval contains:
- the Ttyh1 gene encoding protein tweety homolog 1 isoform X1 gives MGAPPGYRPSAWVHLLHQLPRADFQLRPVPSGFAPRDQEYQQALLLVAALAGLGLGLSLIFIAVYLIRFCCCRPPEPHGAKSPPPGGGCVTWSCIAALLVGCAGIGIGFYGNSETSDGVSQLSSALLHANHTLSTIDDVVLETVERLDEAVKTELTTLEEVLSDRMELVAATRGARRQAEAAAQHLQGLAFWQGVSLSPVQVAEDVTFVEEYRWLAYVLLLLLVLLVCLFTLLGLAKQSKWLVVVMTAMSLLVLVLSWGSMGLEAATAVGLSDFCSNPDTYVLNLTQEETGLSSDILSYYFLCNQAVSNPFQQRLTLSQRALASIHSQLQGLEREAIPQFSAAQKPLLSLEETLNVTERSFHQLVALLHCRSLHKDYGSALRGLCEDALEGLLFLMLFSLLSAGALATTLCSLPRAWALFPPSDDYDDTDDDDPFNPQESKRFVQWQSSI, from the exons ATGGGGGCACCCCCGGGCTACCGACCCTCTGCCTGGGTGCATCTCCTCCACCAGCTGCCCCGCGCCGACTTCCAGCTCCGCCCGGTGCCCAGCGGCTTTGCTCCCCGCGACCAAGAGTACCAGCAG GCCCTGCTGCTGGTGGCAGCCTTGGCTGGGCTTGGCTTAGGCCTGAGCCTCATCTTCATCGCTGTCTACCTCATCCGCTTCTGCTGCTGCAGGCCTCCAGAACCCCATGGGGCCAAGAGTCCCCCACCCGGAGGAGGCTGCGTCACCTGGAGCTGCATCGCTGCCCTTCTCGTGGGCTG tGCCGGCATTGGCATTGGTTTCTATGGTAACAGCGAGACCAGCGATGGGGTGTCCCAGCTCAGTTCAGCACTGCTGCACGCCAACCACACGCTCAGCACCATTGATGACGTG GTGCTGGAAACGGTAGAGAGGCTGGATGAAGCAGTGAAGACGGAGCTGACCACCCTGGAGGAAGTGTTGTCGGACCGCATGGAGCTGGTGGCTGCCACCCGGGGAGCCCGGAGGCAGGCTGAAGCTGCAGCTCAGCACCTGCAAGGACTGGCCTTCTGGCAAGGAGTGTCCCTGAGCCCAGTACAGGTGGCTGAAGATGTGACTTTCGTGGAGGAGTACAG GTGGTTGGCCTATGTCCTCCTGCTGCTCTTGGTGCTTCTGGTTTGTCTCTTCACCCTCCTGGGCCTGGCAAAGCAGAGCAAATGGCTGGTGGTTGT GATGACTGCCATGAGTCTCCTGGTGCTTGTCCTGAGCTGGGGTTCTATGGGCCTAGAGGCTGCCACAGCTGTG GGCCTCAGtgacttctgctccaatccagaCACCTATGTGCTGAACCTGACCCAGGAGGAGACGGGGCTCAGCTCAG ACATCCTCAGCTATTATTTCCTGTGCAACCAGGCGGTCTCCAACCCCTTCCAACAG AGGCTGACGCTGTCCCAGCGTGCTCTAGCCAGCATCCACTCTCAGCTGCAGGGACTGGAGCGGGAAGCTATCCCTCAATTTTCTGCTGCACAG AAGCCCTTGCTATCCTTGGAGGAGACACTGAATGTGACAGAAAGAAGCTTCCACCAGTTGGTGGCGCTGCTGCACTGCCGCAGTCTGCACAAG GACTATGGCTCAGCACTCCGAGGCCTGTGTGAAGATGCCCTGGAGGGCCTACTGTTCCTGATGCTCTTTTCTCTCCTGTCTGCGGGGGCCCTGGCCACCACTCTGTGCAGCCTGCCCCGTGCCTGGGCCCTCTTCCCGCCCAG TGATGACTACGATGACACGGATGACGACGACCCTTTCAACCCTCAG GAATCCAAACGCTTTGTGCAATGGCAGTCTTCCATCTGA
- the Ttyh1 gene encoding protein tweety homolog 1 isoform X2 has product MGPRVPHPEEAASPGAASLPFSWAGNGAPGAGIGIGFYGNSETSDGVSQLSSALLHANHTLSTIDDVVLETVERLDEAVKTELTTLEEVLSDRMELVAATRGARRQAEAAAQHLQGLAFWQGVSLSPVQVAEDVTFVEEYRWLAYVLLLLLVLLVCLFTLLGLAKQSKWLVVVMTAMSLLVLVLSWGSMGLEAATAVGLSDFCSNPDTYVLNLTQEETGLSSDILSYYFLCNQAVSNPFQQRLTLSQRALASIHSQLQGLEREAIPQFSAAQKPLLSLEETLNVTERSFHQLVALLHCRSLHKDYGSALRGLCEDALEGLLFLMLFSLLSAGALATTLCSLPRAWALFPPSDDYDDTDDDDPFNPQESKRFVQWQSSI; this is encoded by the exons ATGGGGCCAAGAGTCCCCCACCCGGAGGAGGCTGCGTCACCTGGAGCTGCATCGCTGCCCTTCTCGTGGGCTGGTAATGGGGCCCCAgg tGCCGGCATTGGCATTGGTTTCTATGGTAACAGCGAGACCAGCGATGGGGTGTCCCAGCTCAGTTCAGCACTGCTGCACGCCAACCACACGCTCAGCACCATTGATGACGTG GTGCTGGAAACGGTAGAGAGGCTGGATGAAGCAGTGAAGACGGAGCTGACCACCCTGGAGGAAGTGTTGTCGGACCGCATGGAGCTGGTGGCTGCCACCCGGGGAGCCCGGAGGCAGGCTGAAGCTGCAGCTCAGCACCTGCAAGGACTGGCCTTCTGGCAAGGAGTGTCCCTGAGCCCAGTACAGGTGGCTGAAGATGTGACTTTCGTGGAGGAGTACAG GTGGTTGGCCTATGTCCTCCTGCTGCTCTTGGTGCTTCTGGTTTGTCTCTTCACCCTCCTGGGCCTGGCAAAGCAGAGCAAATGGCTGGTGGTTGT GATGACTGCCATGAGTCTCCTGGTGCTTGTCCTGAGCTGGGGTTCTATGGGCCTAGAGGCTGCCACAGCTGTG GGCCTCAGtgacttctgctccaatccagaCACCTATGTGCTGAACCTGACCCAGGAGGAGACGGGGCTCAGCTCAG ACATCCTCAGCTATTATTTCCTGTGCAACCAGGCGGTCTCCAACCCCTTCCAACAG AGGCTGACGCTGTCCCAGCGTGCTCTAGCCAGCATCCACTCTCAGCTGCAGGGACTGGAGCGGGAAGCTATCCCTCAATTTTCTGCTGCACAG AAGCCCTTGCTATCCTTGGAGGAGACACTGAATGTGACAGAAAGAAGCTTCCACCAGTTGGTGGCGCTGCTGCACTGCCGCAGTCTGCACAAG GACTATGGCTCAGCACTCCGAGGCCTGTGTGAAGATGCCCTGGAGGGCCTACTGTTCCTGATGCTCTTTTCTCTCCTGTCTGCGGGGGCCCTGGCCACCACTCTGTGCAGCCTGCCCCGTGCCTGGGCCCTCTTCCCGCCCAG TGATGACTACGATGACACGGATGACGACGACCCTTTCAACCCTCAG GAATCCAAACGCTTTGTGCAATGGCAGTCTTCCATCTGA
- the Ttyh1 gene encoding protein tweety homolog 1 isoform X3 → MGAPPGYRPSAWVHLLHQLPRADFQLRPVPSGFAPRDQEYQQALLLVAALAGLGLGLSLIFIAVYLIRFCCCRPPEPHGAKSPPPGGGCVTWSCIAALLVGCAGIGIGFYGNSETSDGVSQLSSALLHANHTLSTIDDVVLETVERLDEAVKTELTTLEEVLSDRMELVAATRGARRQAEAAAQHLQGLAFWQGVSLSPVQVAEDVTFVEEYRWLAYVLLLLLVLLVCLFTLLGLAKQSKWLVVVMTAMSLLVLVLSWGSMGLEAATAVGLSDFCSNPDTYVLNLTQEETGLSSDILSYYFLCNQAVSNPFQQRLTLSQRALASIHSQLQGLEREAIPQFSAAQKPLLSLEETLNVTERSFHQLVALLHCRSLHKDYGSALRGLCEDALEGLLFLMLFSLLSAGALATTLCSLPRAWALFPPRNPNALCNGSLPSEPPLRSGVCLSSMLLSWLLEKAPLT, encoded by the exons ATGGGGGCACCCCCGGGCTACCGACCCTCTGCCTGGGTGCATCTCCTCCACCAGCTGCCCCGCGCCGACTTCCAGCTCCGCCCGGTGCCCAGCGGCTTTGCTCCCCGCGACCAAGAGTACCAGCAG GCCCTGCTGCTGGTGGCAGCCTTGGCTGGGCTTGGCTTAGGCCTGAGCCTCATCTTCATCGCTGTCTACCTCATCCGCTTCTGCTGCTGCAGGCCTCCAGAACCCCATGGGGCCAAGAGTCCCCCACCCGGAGGAGGCTGCGTCACCTGGAGCTGCATCGCTGCCCTTCTCGTGGGCTG tGCCGGCATTGGCATTGGTTTCTATGGTAACAGCGAGACCAGCGATGGGGTGTCCCAGCTCAGTTCAGCACTGCTGCACGCCAACCACACGCTCAGCACCATTGATGACGTG GTGCTGGAAACGGTAGAGAGGCTGGATGAAGCAGTGAAGACGGAGCTGACCACCCTGGAGGAAGTGTTGTCGGACCGCATGGAGCTGGTGGCTGCCACCCGGGGAGCCCGGAGGCAGGCTGAAGCTGCAGCTCAGCACCTGCAAGGACTGGCCTTCTGGCAAGGAGTGTCCCTGAGCCCAGTACAGGTGGCTGAAGATGTGACTTTCGTGGAGGAGTACAG GTGGTTGGCCTATGTCCTCCTGCTGCTCTTGGTGCTTCTGGTTTGTCTCTTCACCCTCCTGGGCCTGGCAAAGCAGAGCAAATGGCTGGTGGTTGT GATGACTGCCATGAGTCTCCTGGTGCTTGTCCTGAGCTGGGGTTCTATGGGCCTAGAGGCTGCCACAGCTGTG GGCCTCAGtgacttctgctccaatccagaCACCTATGTGCTGAACCTGACCCAGGAGGAGACGGGGCTCAGCTCAG ACATCCTCAGCTATTATTTCCTGTGCAACCAGGCGGTCTCCAACCCCTTCCAACAG AGGCTGACGCTGTCCCAGCGTGCTCTAGCCAGCATCCACTCTCAGCTGCAGGGACTGGAGCGGGAAGCTATCCCTCAATTTTCTGCTGCACAG AAGCCCTTGCTATCCTTGGAGGAGACACTGAATGTGACAGAAAGAAGCTTCCACCAGTTGGTGGCGCTGCTGCACTGCCGCAGTCTGCACAAG GACTATGGCTCAGCACTCCGAGGCCTGTGTGAAGATGCCCTGGAGGGCCTACTGTTCCTGATGCTCTTTTCTCTCCTGTCTGCGGGGGCCCTGGCCACCACTCTGTGCAGCCTGCCCCGTGCCTGGGCCCTCTTCCCGCCCAG GAATCCAAACGCTTTGTGCAATGGCAGTCTTCCATCTGAGCCTCCCCTCcggtctggagtctgcctctccTCTATG ctcctttccTGGCTGCTGGAGAAGGCCCCACTAACCTGA